One genomic segment of Candidatus Eisenbacteria bacterium includes these proteins:
- a CDS encoding S8 family serine peptidase encodes MSVHRPRRVLIMGFASLVFALAGSAARADEPSAPPKEKIHPRLAERIAKEQGPVAAWVFFDRKESRAPSDATARARERRAKVGYVSGEEDAPVDPARVRALRREGAEIRHLSRWLNAASVRADREMIERIAALPFVRHVREVACLAAPPAPTVQTPEKRPHAPSPRYGLSEIQLAQIGLVPLLDAGYSGDGVHILMLDSGFYTEAPCFGTMTIERRRDFVDEDDSVEGLLIENHGSQTLSVIGGYDPRYIVGPAHRATYYLARTEDTWNEVREEEDHWIAAIEWGESLGVDLASSSVGYTDWYDPSDMDGKTAPISIAAEEAVERGMVVVNSAGNEGEAAWRKIIAPADAPGVLAAAAVTINGDRVYFSSVGPAADGRIKPDLAALGSRVAGLLNPREGSPERRYGESLSGTSYSAPLIAGACALLLEIHPILTPDLLAEALKSTASRSATPDTLLGWGIVNAHRAALLPVVRHDPSADVSWDGAGAHDVRLQLSLVPGFDPPRAVFGGREAFTDTTALDSEGDFDFTCRMPADYPFRPTRYYFLFTRNDTTYTVPKNAPEAYYEIGDATPPRIAHAEIGRFPFQEWPAEVVAIVADAAPIDEGSVGVEYRVLPSGGKGTRSELSTFPLARRDDSTFAAFFPEPVEADASVDYRIRACDVNGNCRVLPAEGFFTTSLYSVAYALLYGNEQEEGPTNPFVAGSGAAYRIFFDLPERKDVRIRIYDTAGRLIREVWRGSMRAGARLSVDWDGKDGGGNRVRSGVFFLRFEAGPFTATRKIVVMR; translated from the coding sequence CTCGCAGAGTTCTCATCATGGGTTTCGCGTCGCTCGTCTTCGCTCTCGCCGGTTCCGCGGCGCGCGCGGACGAACCGAGCGCGCCCCCGAAGGAGAAGATCCATCCGCGCCTCGCGGAGCGGATCGCGAAGGAGCAAGGACCGGTCGCCGCGTGGGTCTTCTTCGATCGGAAGGAGAGCCGAGCGCCGTCCGATGCGACCGCGCGCGCACGAGAGAGACGCGCCAAGGTCGGCTACGTCTCCGGCGAAGAGGACGCGCCGGTCGACCCGGCGCGCGTGCGGGCCTTGCGCCGCGAGGGGGCGGAGATCCGGCATCTGTCTCGGTGGCTGAACGCGGCGAGCGTGCGCGCGGACCGGGAGATGATCGAGCGGATCGCGGCGCTCCCCTTCGTGCGACACGTGCGCGAGGTGGCGTGCCTCGCCGCGCCCCCCGCCCCTACCGTCCAAACGCCGGAGAAGAGACCGCACGCCCCGAGCCCTCGCTACGGGCTTTCGGAGATCCAGCTCGCGCAGATCGGTCTCGTCCCTCTCTTGGATGCCGGCTACTCGGGAGATGGAGTGCACATCCTGATGCTCGACTCCGGCTTCTACACCGAAGCTCCCTGCTTCGGCACGATGACGATCGAGCGCAGGCGGGACTTCGTGGACGAGGACGATTCGGTGGAGGGGCTCCTCATCGAGAACCACGGGTCGCAAACCCTCTCGGTCATCGGAGGATACGATCCGCGGTACATCGTCGGACCCGCGCACCGCGCGACCTACTACCTCGCCCGGACCGAGGACACGTGGAACGAGGTTCGCGAGGAGGAGGATCACTGGATCGCCGCGATCGAGTGGGGAGAGAGCCTCGGCGTCGATCTCGCGAGCAGCTCGGTCGGGTACACCGATTGGTACGACCCCTCGGACATGGACGGGAAGACCGCGCCGATCTCGATCGCCGCGGAGGAGGCGGTGGAGCGAGGCATGGTCGTCGTGAACTCGGCCGGGAACGAAGGAGAAGCGGCGTGGCGAAAGATCATCGCCCCCGCCGACGCGCCCGGAGTGCTCGCGGCGGCGGCGGTTACGATCAACGGCGATCGGGTCTATTTCTCCTCCGTCGGGCCGGCCGCGGACGGACGGATCAAGCCGGACCTCGCCGCGCTCGGGAGCCGCGTCGCGGGGCTCTTGAACCCCCGGGAGGGATCGCCGGAGAGGCGCTACGGCGAGTCCCTGAGCGGGACCTCCTATTCGGCGCCACTCATCGCCGGAGCGTGCGCGCTTCTTCTCGAGATCCATCCGATCCTCACGCCCGATCTTCTCGCCGAGGCGCTGAAGAGCACCGCGAGCCGGAGCGCGACCCCGGATACCCTTCTCGGGTGGGGGATCGTGAACGCGCATCGCGCGGCGCTTCTTCCGGTCGTGCGCCACGATCCGTCCGCGGACGTCTCGTGGGACGGAGCCGGCGCGCACGACGTCCGGCTCCAACTCTCGCTCGTTCCCGGCTTCGATCCGCCGCGCGCGGTCTTCGGGGGAAGAGAGGCGTTCACGGATACGACGGCGCTCGACTCGGAGGGAGATTTCGACTTCACCTGCCGAATGCCGGCCGATTATCCCTTCCGACCAACGCGCTACTACTTCCTTTTTACACGAAACGATACGACCTATACGGTTCCGAAAAACGCGCCGGAAGCGTATTACGAAATCGGCGACGCGACGCCCCCGCGGATCGCGCACGCCGAGATCGGGCGTTTTCCGTTCCAGGAGTGGCCGGCCGAGGTCGTCGCGATCGTCGCGGACGCCGCCCCGATCGACGAGGGTTCAGTCGGCGTGGAGTACCGGGTGCTCCCGTCCGGCGGAAAGGGGACACGGAGCGAGCTCTCGACCTTCCCTCTCGCGCGGAGGGACGACTCGACCTTCGCCGCGTTCTTCCCGGAGCCGGTGGAGGCGGATGCTTCGGTCGACTATCGGATCCGCGCCTGCGACGTGAACGGAAACTGCCGGGTCCTTCCGGCCGAGGGATTCTTCACGACCTCGCTCTATTCCGTGGCCTACGCGCTTCTCTACGGCAACGAGCAAGAGGAAGGACCGACGAACCCCTTCGTCGCCGGCTCGGGCGCGGCGTATCGCATCTTCTTCGACCTTCCGGAGAGGAAGGACGTCCGCATCCGAATCTACGACACGGCCGGCCGTCTCATCCGCGAGGTCTGGAGAGGATCGATGCGCGCCGGGGCGCGCCTCTCGGTCGATTGGGACGGAAAGGACGGGGGCGGGAACAGGGTCCGATCGGGCGTCTTCTTCCTCCGCTTCGAGGCGGGCCCGTTCACCGCGACCCGCAAGATCGTCGTGATGAGGTAG
- a CDS encoding MoxR family ATPase, with translation MVHDDSMERIREEGRTFRLLVDEIGRAIVGQEYMVERLLVGLLTGGHVLIEGVPGLAKTLAANTLARAVNARFQRIQFTPDLLPADLVGTMVYDPKTSDFFTRKGPIFTHLLLADEINRAPAKVQSALLEAMQEKQVTIGTGTHRLEDPFLVLATQNPIEQEGTYALPEAQVDRFMLKLRITYPTREEERRIMDRWAGVDAIEIRPVAELDAIRRARETIRSIRIDENLKEYMVDIVHATRDPEAYGLDLKDFIAYGASPRATLYLNTGSRALAFLDGRDYVTADDVKEICPDVLRHRIIVTYEAEAKEVTSEEILRKVLDRLEVP, from the coding sequence ATGGTTCACGACGACTCGATGGAGAGGATCCGCGAGGAGGGGAGGACGTTCCGACTTCTCGTGGACGAGATCGGCCGCGCGATCGTCGGCCAGGAGTACATGGTGGAGCGCCTTCTCGTGGGGCTTCTCACGGGCGGACACGTCCTCATTGAGGGGGTGCCCGGGCTCGCCAAGACGCTCGCGGCGAACACGCTCGCGCGCGCGGTGAACGCCCGCTTCCAGCGGATCCAGTTCACTCCGGATCTGTTGCCCGCCGACCTCGTCGGAACGATGGTCTACGATCCGAAGACCTCCGATTTCTTCACGCGTAAAGGGCCGATCTTCACCCACCTCCTTCTCGCCGACGAGATCAACCGCGCCCCCGCGAAGGTGCAAAGCGCTCTCCTCGAAGCGATGCAGGAGAAGCAGGTCACGATCGGAACCGGAACGCATCGGCTCGAGGATCCCTTCCTCGTCCTCGCCACGCAGAACCCGATCGAGCAGGAGGGGACGTACGCGCTCCCCGAGGCGCAGGTCGACCGCTTCATGCTGAAGCTTCGCATCACCTATCCGACCCGCGAGGAGGAGCGGCGGATCATGGACCGCTGGGCGGGGGTCGACGCGATCGAGATCCGCCCGGTCGCCGAACTCGATGCGATCCGGAGGGCGCGGGAGACGATTCGGTCGATCCGAATCGACGAGAACCTCAAGGAATACATGGTCGACATCGTCCACGCGACCCGCGATCCGGAGGCATATGGGCTCGACCTCAAGGATTTCATCGCGTACGGAGCGTCTCCGCGCGCGACGCTCTACCTGAACACCGGCTCCCGCGCCCTCGCGTTCCTCGATGGGCGCGACTACGTCACCGCCGACGATGTGAAGGAGATCTGCCCGGACGTTCTCCGGCATCGGATCATCGTCACCTACGAGGCCGAGGCGAAAGAAGTCACGAGCGAGGAGATCCTCCGAAAAGTCCTCGATCGCCTCGAAGTTCCGTAG
- a CDS encoding DUF58 domain-containing protein codes for MLPKELIGEIRRIEITTRSLVESLFSGEYHSVFKGRGMEFDQVREYQDGDDVRAIDWNVTARMNRPFVKEFVEERELVVMLLVDRSASTDFGTAPRSKANIAARISALLAFSAIQNHDKVGLILFSDVVEKFIAPRKGRRHVLRVILELLYGQPEKKKTSLAAPLERLNRVQKRRSVVFLVSDFLERPPEELLRVTNRRHDVIAVRVADPREIGPGRREKEKRGLPRLARPAEEPIEPTGTGPDGERKGFTILGSADVEDLETGEIAHFRADRAFVEAYNARRRRSDDELEEFFRANGVDFVSVETQGDYVEPLVRFFRARERRLLR; via the coding sequence ATGCTGCCGAAGGAACTGATCGGCGAGATCCGCAGGATCGAGATCACCACCCGCTCCCTCGTGGAGAGCCTCTTCTCCGGCGAGTATCACTCTGTCTTCAAGGGGCGCGGGATGGAGTTCGACCAGGTACGCGAGTACCAGGACGGGGACGACGTCCGCGCGATCGATTGGAACGTCACCGCGCGCATGAACCGCCCGTTCGTGAAGGAGTTCGTCGAGGAGCGGGAGCTCGTCGTGATGCTCCTCGTCGACCGGAGCGCCTCGACCGACTTCGGCACCGCGCCCCGTTCCAAGGCAAACATCGCCGCGCGGATCTCTGCTCTTCTCGCGTTCTCCGCGATTCAGAACCACGACAAGGTCGGGCTCATTCTCTTCTCCGACGTCGTGGAGAAGTTCATCGCCCCGCGCAAGGGGAGACGGCACGTTCTGCGAGTGATCCTCGAGCTCCTCTACGGGCAGCCGGAGAAGAAGAAGACGAGCCTTGCCGCGCCGCTCGAACGCCTGAACCGCGTGCAGAAGCGCCGGTCGGTCGTCTTTCTCGTCTCCGACTTCCTCGAGCGTCCGCCGGAGGAGCTTCTCCGCGTGACGAACCGGAGGCACGACGTGATCGCGGTCCGGGTCGCGGACCCGCGGGAGATCGGACCGGGGAGGCGGGAGAAGGAGAAGAGGGGTCTTCCTCGGCTCGCTCGACCGGCGGAAGAACCGATCGAGCCGACCGGGACGGGACCGGACGGCGAGCGAAAAGGGTTCACGATCCTCGGGAGCGCGGATGTCGAGGACTTGGAGACCGGGGAGATCGCCCACTTCCGCGCCGACCGAGCCTTCGTCGAGGCATACAACGCGCGCCGAAGACGAAGCGATGATGAACTAGAGGAGTTCTTCCGAGCGAACGGCGTCGACTTCGTCTCGGTAGAGACCCAAGGAGACTACGTCGAGCCGCTTGTCCGCTTCTTCCGAGCGAGGGAGAGGAGGCTCTTGCGGTGA
- a CDS encoding VWA domain-containing protein encodes MLRFAHPWVLAAAPLLLALLAAAYVRRRRRRPRLLFSSARLLREARPPENPARRHFPALLRMVALALLLAALARPQSGARAMRVSTEGVDILLAIDVSTSMLAIDFEPNNRLDAAKTVAAEFIRGREHDRMGLVAFAAISFVQCPLTLDREILLGLLEEIRTGIVEDGTAIGMAIVNCVNRLKESEAKSKVAILLTDEVNNTGRIDPATAAEIARTMGIRFYTIGVGKEGEALFPIDDPIFGRRLVRQKTEIDEEILRKIAASTGGRYFRATDTEALRRIFAEIGEMEKTVITSDTYVDYTDLFGWFLLPGAVLLLAEGILSATLLRRFP; translated from the coding sequence ATCCTCCGCTTCGCGCATCCGTGGGTGCTCGCCGCCGCGCCTCTTCTCCTCGCGCTCCTCGCGGCCGCCTACGTGCGGCGGCGCCGGAGACGCCCGCGGCTCCTCTTCTCGTCCGCCCGGCTTCTTCGCGAAGCGCGCCCGCCCGAGAACCCCGCGCGGCGGCACTTTCCCGCGCTTCTTCGAATGGTCGCGCTCGCGCTTCTTCTCGCCGCACTCGCGCGGCCGCAGTCCGGAGCGCGCGCGATGCGCGTGAGCACGGAGGGAGTCGATATCCTCCTCGCGATCGACGTCTCCACGAGCATGCTCGCGATCGACTTCGAGCCGAACAACCGCCTCGACGCCGCCAAGACGGTGGCCGCGGAGTTCATCCGCGGAAGAGAGCACGACCGGATGGGGCTTGTCGCCTTCGCGGCGATCAGCTTCGTGCAGTGCCCGCTCACGCTCGACCGCGAGATTCTTCTCGGGCTTCTCGAGGAGATCCGCACCGGGATCGTGGAGGACGGCACGGCGATCGGGATGGCGATCGTGAACTGCGTGAACCGCCTGAAGGAAAGCGAGGCGAAGTCGAAGGTCGCGATCCTTCTCACCGACGAGGTGAACAACACGGGAAGGATCGATCCGGCGACCGCCGCGGAGATCGCGCGAACGATGGGAATCCGTTTCTACACGATCGGTGTCGGAAAGGAAGGGGAAGCGCTCTTCCCGATCGACGACCCGATCTTCGGGAGGAGGCTCGTCCGGCAGAAGACCGAGATCGACGAGGAGATCCTCCGGAAGATCGCCGCGAGCACAGGCGGGCGCTACTTCCGCGCGACCGACACGGAGGCGCTCCGCCGAATCTTCGCGGAGATCGGGGAGATGGAGAAGACCGTGATCACGAGCGATACCTACGTGGACTACACGGACCTCTTCGGCTGGTTCCTTCTCCCCGGCGCCGTCCTCTTGCTCGCCGAGGGGATTCTCTCCGCGACGCTCCTCCGGAGGTTTCCGTGA
- a CDS encoding VWA domain-containing protein: MRFGAPDLLYALALLPLVWLLVRRGRRKREEAMRRFGDLGLLQTLSLDADPGKRRRKERLFLLGLAGVLFALSHPQYGERQLPVKREGIDILFALDTSLSMLAEDQPPNRLERAKGEMAGTLDRLRGDRVGIVTFAGTSVPTCPPTTDYGAVRIFLGGIDAWTVTTGGTAVAKAIRRSVHMLKTSDAGSKAVILLTDGEDHEGDVLAAAGEAADAGVRIFPVGLGLGEGELIPLPQTEGSGFKRNRVGEFVVTRRNDAVLREIAEKTGGRFYVLAEEPNALDRILDALSGMDKTEFESRVLVVREERYVWFLLPATLLLAIEFLLGTAGAARKEA; encoded by the coding sequence ATGCGTTTCGGAGCGCCCGATCTTCTCTACGCGCTCGCTCTCCTTCCGCTCGTCTGGCTTCTCGTCCGCCGAGGCCGGAGAAAGAGGGAGGAGGCGATGCGCCGCTTCGGCGACCTCGGTCTCCTTCAAACCCTCTCTCTCGATGCGGACCCGGGGAAGCGGAGGCGCAAGGAGAGGCTGTTTCTTCTCGGGCTCGCCGGGGTTCTCTTCGCTCTCTCGCATCCGCAGTACGGGGAGAGACAACTTCCGGTGAAGCGCGAGGGGATCGACATCCTCTTCGCGCTCGACACATCCCTCAGCATGCTCGCGGAGGATCAGCCGCCGAACCGGTTGGAGCGCGCGAAGGGCGAGATGGCGGGAACGCTCGATCGGCTTCGCGGAGATCGCGTGGGGATCGTGACCTTCGCCGGCACGTCGGTGCCGACGTGTCCGCCGACCACCGACTACGGCGCGGTCCGCATCTTCCTCGGCGGGATCGACGCGTGGACCGTCACGACGGGGGGCACGGCGGTCGCGAAGGCCATCCGCCGCTCGGTCCACATGCTGAAGACGAGCGACGCCGGTTCGAAGGCCGTGATCCTTCTCACCGACGGCGAGGATCACGAGGGGGACGTGCTCGCGGCCGCCGGCGAGGCGGCGGATGCCGGGGTGCGCATCTTCCCCGTCGGGCTCGGGCTCGGCGAAGGAGAGCTGATCCCGCTCCCGCAGACGGAGGGGAGCGGTTTCAAGCGGAACCGCGTGGGAGAGTTCGTCGTGACCCGCCGGAACGATGCCGTGCTCCGCGAGATCGCGGAGAAGACCGGAGGGCGTTTCTACGTCCTCGCGGAGGAACCGAACGCGCTCGACCGGATCCTCGACGCGCTCTCGGGAATGGACAAGACCGAGTTCGAGTCGAGGGTTCTCGTGGTCCGCGAGGAGCGCTACGTCTGGTTCCTTCTCCCTGCTACACTGCTCCTCGCGATCGAGTTCCTTCTCGGCACCGCCGGCGCCGCCAGGAAGGAGGCGTAA
- a CDS encoding tetratricopeptide repeat protein, producing MFRWKVEGAVLLAACFLVGWGDPVREETARGVKAYREKRYEEALASFFQAAREAPDRPVLSFNLGAALYQNERFEDALAAFHAARRGEETEAAALYGAGNTLFRAGKPAEAAELYKQALRRDPNDPDAKHNLELVQRLLDEMENQEDQRQESQSSEGESEKAREQEKPEGAQEQREEEGEERNPSPANENETPAPEEAETGEEPPSPDEMSRAEAERILAALAEEEENLRRESMEERRAKRKATAKDW from the coding sequence GTGTTCCGATGGAAGGTCGAGGGAGCCGTTCTTCTCGCCGCGTGCTTCCTGGTCGGCTGGGGAGACCCGGTCCGCGAGGAGACCGCGCGGGGCGTGAAGGCGTACCGCGAGAAGAGGTACGAAGAGGCGCTCGCCTCGTTCTTCCAAGCGGCGCGCGAAGCGCCCGACCGCCCGGTCCTCTCGTTCAACCTCGGCGCCGCGCTCTATCAGAACGAGCGTTTCGAGGACGCGCTCGCCGCGTTCCACGCCGCAAGACGGGGCGAAGAGACTGAGGCGGCCGCCCTCTACGGCGCCGGGAACACCCTCTTCCGAGCGGGAAAGCCCGCGGAGGCGGCGGAGCTCTACAAACAGGCTCTCCGCCGGGACCCGAACGATCCCGACGCGAAGCACAACCTCGAGCTCGTCCAACGCCTGCTCGACGAGATGGAGAATCAAGAGGATCAACGGCAGGAATCGCAGTCGAGCGAAGGCGAATCGGAGAAAGCGAGGGAGCAGGAGAAACCGGAGGGGGCGCAAGAGCAACGCGAGGAAGAAGGTGAAGAGAGGAATCCTTCACCGGCGAACGAAAACGAAACCCCCGCGCCGGAAGAAGCCGAGACGGGAGAGGAGCCTCCCTCCCCGGACGAGATGTCGCGGGCGGAGGCGGAGAGAATCCTCGCCGCGCTCGCCGAGGAGGAGGAGAACCTCCGGCGCGAGAGCATGGAAGAGCGGCGCGCGAAACGCAAGGCGACCGCGAAGGATTGGTAG
- a CDS encoding protein BatD, which produces MRAIGASVWISLAALLLFRAEAGAIELDVRADRTEIDLEGRITLTLTIRGAQGDVEIDLGSTDGFRPYSSGTSQNISIVNGRMDASLTHTYLLFPSEKGEFTIGPFRAMHGREEATAPAIRVRVTEAAGPAPSPRPEPPAERKRGEQRDVFIRTFLDKKEAYIGEAITLTFRLYTRIRFAGDPQYEPPSTEGFWKEDLPPQQRSYTEIDGRRYLVTEVKTALFPTRAGRLAVGPAGLTYEEDAFFSSDPFELLRGGLGRRRPVRETLRTDSLAVQVKPLPENGRPPGFGGAVGSFVFQASLDKNEVRANEPVTLSLTVEGEGNIQAATLPETRVPDSFKVYDSGSSTDVSKEGYRVRGRKTYTRVLVPRYGGDYELPPVFFSFFDPERGTYVTRTAGPFPIRVEGPLPEEKREQREIARREEDIRYLKEPGDLRWRSSDEAPPLRALAAGNLLPLLLLGALYAARKRREKYARDPAWARARRADRAAREFLTDARRKLPGGDPRELAASLSRGLIGFLSDKGNIPATGMTRRELDRELAGRAVPAETRERLSRFLEACDRARFSETPLSGEERARLVQEAEDLLRLLGRRMSEGGR; this is translated from the coding sequence ATGCGCGCGATCGGGGCTTCGGTTTGGATTTCGCTTGCGGCGCTTCTTCTCTTCCGTGCGGAGGCGGGCGCGATCGAGCTCGACGTTCGCGCGGACCGGACGGAGATCGATCTCGAAGGCCGGATCACGCTCACGCTCACGATCCGGGGCGCGCAGGGGGATGTGGAGATCGACCTCGGGTCTACGGACGGCTTCCGCCCCTACTCATCGGGAACCTCGCAGAACATCTCGATCGTCAACGGGCGCATGGACGCATCGCTGACGCATACCTATCTCCTCTTCCCGAGCGAAAAGGGAGAGTTCACGATCGGGCCGTTCCGGGCGATGCACGGCCGAGAAGAGGCGACCGCGCCGGCGATCCGCGTCCGGGTCACGGAAGCCGCCGGTCCCGCTCCGTCGCCGCGCCCGGAGCCGCCCGCCGAGCGGAAGCGCGGCGAGCAGCGGGACGTGTTCATCCGAACCTTCCTCGATAAGAAGGAAGCCTACATAGGCGAGGCGATCACGCTCACGTTCCGCCTTTACACGCGCATCCGCTTCGCGGGGGACCCGCAGTACGAGCCGCCGTCCACCGAGGGTTTTTGGAAGGAGGACCTTCCGCCGCAGCAGCGCTCCTACACCGAGATCGACGGGCGGCGGTATCTCGTCACGGAGGTGAAGACCGCGCTCTTCCCGACCCGTGCGGGGCGGCTCGCGGTCGGCCCGGCGGGACTTACCTACGAGGAAGACGCGTTCTTCTCCAGCGATCCCTTCGAGCTTCTGCGGGGGGGCCTCGGGAGGAGGCGCCCGGTGCGCGAGACCCTCCGCACCGATTCGCTCGCGGTCCAGGTGAAGCCGCTTCCGGAGAACGGACGGCCGCCCGGCTTCGGGGGCGCGGTCGGTTCCTTCGTGTTTCAAGCATCTCTCGACAAGAACGAGGTTCGGGCGAACGAGCCGGTGACGCTGAGCTTGACGGTGGAGGGGGAAGGGAACATCCAGGCGGCCACGCTTCCCGAAACGCGCGTCCCCGACAGCTTCAAGGTGTACGACTCGGGGAGCTCGACGGATGTCTCGAAAGAGGGTTATCGGGTGCGCGGCCGGAAGACCTACACCCGCGTTCTCGTGCCGCGGTACGGAGGCGACTACGAACTGCCGCCGGTCTTCTTCTCGTTCTTCGATCCGGAGCGGGGCACGTACGTCACCCGCACCGCGGGGCCCTTCCCGATCCGGGTGGAGGGCCCCCTCCCCGAAGAGAAGAGGGAGCAGAGGGAGATCGCGAGGCGGGAAGAGGACATCCGCTATCTCAAGGAGCCGGGCGATCTCCGGTGGAGAAGCTCCGATGAGGCGCCTCCCCTCCGCGCGCTCGCCGCAGGGAATCTGCTCCCGCTCCTTCTCCTCGGCGCCCTGTACGCGGCGCGGAAGAGAAGGGAGAAGTACGCGCGCGATCCGGCGTGGGCGCGCGCGCGCCGGGCGGATCGGGCGGCGCGCGAGTTCTTGACGGACGCTCGTCGAAAACTCCCGGGGGGCGACCCGCGCGAGCTCGCCGCCTCGCTCTCGCGCGGGCTCATCGGGTTTCTCTCGGACAAGGGGAACATTCCCGCAACCGGCATGACGCGGAGAGAGCTGGACCGAGAGCTGGCCGGCCGAGCGGTCCCCGCGGAAACGCGCGAGCGGCTCTCCCGATTTCTCGAAGCGTGCGACCGCGCCCGCTTCTCGGAAACCCCGCTCTCCGGAGAGGAGCGCGCGAGGCTCGTCCAGGAAGCCGAAGACCTTCTGCGATTGCTCGGGCGGAGGATGTCGGAGGGAGGTCGATGA
- a CDS encoding tetratricopeptide repeat protein, protein MRGTVSAAALLLLASMALASENADALFVDGNKAYREERFAEAVALYERARAQGVAGGALYYNLGNAHFRTGDIGRARANYERARRFIPRDADLRANLDFLRGRMLDRAMVPAEFPLLQLLGGLAAFLTWREWLFLAEIGYALFLLAVGAHLLRPSLRARTRGPLQAGAVLLVLLLLLLGRALQDQVHTRRACVLPGEIAVRSGPGTSFTEEFSLHQGTVLRLEREAEGWAFVSITPDLKGWLPSDALEKI, encoded by the coding sequence ATGAGGGGGACCGTCTCAGCCGCGGCGCTTCTCCTGCTTGCGAGCATGGCGCTGGCGAGCGAAAACGCGGACGCGCTCTTCGTCGATGGGAACAAGGCCTACCGCGAGGAGCGTTTCGCCGAAGCGGTCGCCCTCTACGAGCGAGCGCGCGCGCAAGGCGTCGCGGGAGGAGCGCTCTATTACAACCTCGGCAACGCGCACTTCCGGACCGGGGACATCGGGCGCGCGAGGGCGAACTACGAGAGAGCCCGGCGCTTCATCCCGCGCGACGCCGACCTCCGCGCCAACCTGGACTTCCTGAGGGGGCGCATGCTCGACCGGGCGATGGTGCCGGCCGAGTTCCCGCTCCTCCAGCTCCTCGGCGGGCTCGCCGCGTTCTTGACCTGGCGGGAGTGGCTCTTCCTCGCGGAGATCGGCTACGCCCTCTTTCTTCTCGCCGTGGGAGCGCACCTTCTCCGGCCGTCCCTTCGCGCGAGAACACGCGGGCCGCTCCAGGCTGGGGCGGTTCTTCTCGTCCTCCTCCTCCTTCTTCTCGGGCGCGCGCTCCAGGACCAGGTGCACACGAGACGAGCCTGCGTGCTCCCCGGCGAGATCGCGGTGCGGAGCGGCCCGGGAACGAGCTTCACGGAGGAGTTCTCCCTGCACCAGGGAACCGTGCTCCGCTTGGAGAGGGAAGCGGAGGGCTGGGCTTTCGTCTCGATCACCCCCGATCTCAAGGGCTGGCTCCCCTCGGATGCCCTCGAGAAGATCTAG